One Synechococcus sp. CC9605 genomic window carries:
- a CDS encoding tyrosine-type recombinase/integrase, translating to MLSTDELDLLISKLPEQHHKIVAEICRRTGCRIGEATQLTWGMVSESAVTFQKGITKGKLASRSVPVTPALWEALRSWRGAWVVRQGREPAAGDHLVPGRFAGSCLSTRSFMDALERAAAESGLEGVSSHSFRRSALTSAHNAGVPLRVLMALSGHKSMSALQRYLEVTPAQREAAAAAFA from the coding sequence GTGTTGAGCACCGACGAGCTCGATTTATTGATTTCAAAGCTGCCTGAGCAGCATCACAAGATCGTTGCCGAGATTTGTCGCCGTACTGGCTGCCGTATTGGTGAGGCAACGCAGCTCACCTGGGGGATGGTTTCGGAATCTGCCGTTACGTTCCAGAAAGGAATCACCAAAGGAAAGCTGGCGAGTCGGTCGGTGCCAGTTACGCCAGCGTTGTGGGAAGCCCTGCGCTCCTGGAGAGGTGCTTGGGTGGTGCGGCAGGGTCGTGAACCTGCGGCTGGTGACCATCTCGTGCCAGGCAGATTTGCAGGTTCTTGCCTGAGTACGCGCAGCTTTATGGATGCCCTTGAAAGGGCCGCGGCTGAATCGGGCCTAGAAGGCGTTTCTAGCCACTCTTTTCGGCGTTCGGCTTTAACTTCGGCGCACAATGCTGGCGTGCCGTTGAGGGTGCTTATGGCCCTGTCTGGGCACAAATCGATGTCAGCCCTGCAGCGTTATCTCGAAGTGACGCCTGCTCAACGTGAAGCTGCCGCTGCTGCCTTTGCTTGA
- a CDS encoding primase-like DNA-binding domain-containing protein, producing the protein MEAVGFGEDDPCILACYGDTSRYVPARDLKNDLPYDWDQVVAKFNGDRRFDLVRHHLQNPKTPNLGFLSAIGGTSKRRDTITGVVCMSYEIDEGLDLEGQKVAWKKANLPTPTIGVFTGNKSIHWSWVFRTPVSLTAAEFCRERLSKAIEDANPGVQTDHNLHSAVQVQRLAGSVHPKTGRRAEIIHLSPHTYELDEVLSFLPELDEPVDDVTDSGGDFRPADGPEPDDHEQFPDFSTLPPGHLIQALAPKTLGLLKGLDPDSDDRWRKCWQLSKHLRAGRLHLESLGCTVVDADSIEMTLMSDFIRASGMKGGDVEAALEEHYRPEPCGTSDYCDTYLKRKLRAHFEHEGLWRHSYGWHKRLVPASNPADWTANIDDSFWTVCRIKTCEVVIENAIGLKGDLTNQPLAHSRGRFVRYNPDQGCWLHVSRDAMKREVADLLLKCFSYNKDEEKVFRFSTASRVKSSIEWLETMTADAEMDQTPAIAFANGTYLIDKGELVPHKPEYRLTYSIQGDFIPDCVECPPHLHDFIVSSFGDHYVEPVQQLLRYMVDPTLPNRKIVMVIGPSGSGKGVLERLIEKLFPPSCVSSITSSIKEINSPEKIRQYVSGKQLVAFPDVQGLQTGVTTIYSMVDGGLMAQRNLFTDDTEGVVFTGRVVICSSQAPQFENAGSGMARRALILETQRPAEKPDADLDQKLAGELGSIVSWALQAKHADVKRVLVSGNQTFIDAQHNVEADMDVVRQFLDNCCEPCGGDYMPKLGVLYETFKQFCEDFGYTKVLNRRTLLTRIKQALPNLHTQRRSVPGTNSTKKVNPQLFGFRIRPEVDCARWEKRNYREGNWAALVSHKAEAPTPEQVFEHQRLPN; encoded by the coding sequence TTGGAGGCTGTTGGCTTTGGTGAAGACGACCCCTGCATCCTTGCTTGCTATGGCGACACCTCCCGGTACGTTCCGGCACGTGATCTGAAAAATGATCTGCCTTACGACTGGGACCAGGTAGTTGCCAAGTTCAACGGTGATCGTCGCTTCGACTTAGTACGCCACCACCTTCAAAATCCGAAGACTCCAAACCTCGGGTTCCTCTCTGCCATTGGTGGCACGAGTAAGCGCCGCGACACGATCACCGGTGTGGTGTGCATGTCGTATGAGATCGATGAGGGTCTCGATCTTGAGGGTCAAAAGGTTGCTTGGAAGAAAGCGAATCTGCCGACTCCAACCATTGGTGTCTTCACAGGAAACAAGTCCATCCACTGGAGTTGGGTCTTCAGAACACCGGTTTCTCTTACTGCTGCTGAGTTCTGTCGAGAGCGACTGAGCAAAGCGATTGAAGATGCCAACCCTGGTGTCCAAACCGATCACAACTTGCACAGCGCTGTTCAGGTACAGCGTCTTGCTGGCTCAGTGCATCCCAAAACCGGCCGCAGGGCTGAAATCATCCACCTGTCACCTCACACCTATGAGCTAGATGAGGTGCTGTCGTTCTTGCCTGAACTGGATGAACCAGTTGATGACGTCACTGACAGCGGTGGTGACTTCAGGCCAGCAGATGGTCCTGAACCTGATGACCATGAGCAGTTTCCCGACTTTTCAACCCTGCCCCCGGGTCATCTGATTCAGGCACTTGCTCCAAAGACGCTAGGTCTGTTGAAAGGCTTGGATCCTGACTCTGATGACCGTTGGCGTAAGTGCTGGCAACTAAGCAAGCACCTGCGTGCTGGTCGCCTGCACCTTGAGTCACTCGGTTGCACCGTTGTGGATGCCGACAGCATCGAAATGACGTTGATGTCGGATTTCATCCGCGCTAGCGGCATGAAAGGTGGTGATGTCGAAGCAGCTCTTGAAGAGCATTACCGGCCTGAACCTTGCGGCACGTCCGATTACTGCGACACCTATCTCAAACGGAAGTTGCGGGCGCACTTTGAACACGAAGGTTTGTGGCGTCATTCGTATGGCTGGCACAAGCGTTTAGTCCCCGCATCCAATCCAGCCGATTGGACCGCAAACATCGATGACTCGTTTTGGACGGTCTGCCGCATCAAGACCTGCGAGGTGGTCATTGAGAACGCCATTGGATTGAAAGGCGATCTGACCAATCAACCGTTGGCCCACAGTCGGGGGCGCTTTGTCCGTTACAACCCGGACCAGGGCTGTTGGTTGCACGTTTCGCGTGATGCGATGAAGCGTGAGGTCGCAGACCTGCTGCTCAAGTGCTTCTCGTACAACAAGGACGAGGAAAAGGTGTTTCGGTTCTCAACCGCATCACGGGTGAAGTCCTCGATTGAGTGGCTCGAAACCATGACTGCTGATGCAGAGATGGATCAAACCCCCGCCATTGCCTTCGCTAATGGCACCTACTTGATCGATAAGGGTGAGCTGGTTCCTCATAAGCCTGAGTACCGGCTCACTTATTCGATCCAAGGTGACTTCATTCCGGACTGTGTTGAGTGTCCGCCGCACCTGCATGACTTCATCGTCAGCAGCTTTGGCGATCACTACGTCGAACCGGTGCAGCAGTTGCTGCGCTACATGGTTGATCCGACGCTGCCTAACCGAAAGATCGTGATGGTCATCGGTCCATCTGGCAGCGGTAAAGGCGTCTTGGAACGACTGATTGAGAAGTTGTTCCCGCCTAGCTGCGTCAGCTCCATCACCAGCAGCATCAAAGAGATCAACTCACCGGAAAAGATCCGGCAGTACGTCTCGGGTAAGCAACTGGTCGCGTTCCCGGATGTGCAGGGTTTGCAAACCGGGGTGACCACCATCTATTCGATGGTTGATGGCGGCTTGATGGCTCAACGCAACCTATTTACCGATGACACCGAAGGCGTCGTCTTCACTGGTCGCGTCGTCATTTGCAGCAGCCAAGCGCCTCAGTTTGAGAACGCTGGTAGCGGCATGGCACGCAGGGCTTTGATCCTCGAAACTCAGCGACCTGCTGAAAAGCCGGATGCTGACTTGGATCAGAAGCTTGCTGGTGAACTTGGCTCAATCGTTAGTTGGGCGCTTCAGGCCAAACACGCTGATGTGAAGCGTGTGCTTGTCAGCGGTAACCAGACCTTTATCGACGCTCAACACAACGTTGAGGCCGACATGGATGTGGTTCGCCAATTCCTCGACAACTGCTGTGAGCCCTGCGGGGGCGATTACATGCCGAAGTTGGGGGTGCTGTACGAAACGTTCAAGCAATTCTGCGAGGACTTTGGATACACCAAGGTGCTCAACAGGAGGACGCTGCTGACTCGGATCAAACAGGCGTTACCCAACCTGCACACCCAACGTCGTTCCGTACCTGGCACCAACTCAACCAAGAAGGTGAACCCTCAGTTGTTTGGTTTCCGGATACGCCCAGAGGTTGATTGCGCTCGGTGGGAGAAACGCAATTACCGCGAAGGCAACTGGGCTGCTTTGGTCAGTCATAAGGCTGAAGCACCTACGCCTGAACAGGTGTTTGAGCACCAACGGCTACCCAACTAG
- a CDS encoding helix-turn-helix domain-containing protein — protein sequence MAPRRLSDSEKQDLVGRYKAGESTAALAEAFSCSPNTVSRTVKALLPADAYAALKASRQKGLVSPPPSTVTEAEQPEVDEVDSLKEDDSSLALDDADDFGEDSEEELAEDDDNASVETFTELVPLLGVGDLNDRPLNQAQPFSVDLLPDSAYMLVDKVVELDARPLKEFPELGLLDDAEQERQGLCLFASPRAAKRQCGRSQRVIKVPDTAVFQRTSSYLLARGITRLVLDGTLIALDT from the coding sequence ATGGCCCCGCGTCGTCTCAGCGACAGCGAGAAGCAGGATCTGGTCGGTCGTTACAAGGCCGGCGAGTCAACAGCTGCTTTGGCTGAGGCCTTTAGCTGCAGTCCCAATACTGTGAGTCGCACGGTGAAAGCGCTGTTGCCCGCTGACGCTTATGCCGCACTGAAGGCCAGCCGGCAAAAAGGGTTGGTCTCCCCTCCTCCCTCAACCGTCACGGAGGCTGAACAACCTGAGGTTGACGAGGTTGACTCCCTCAAGGAAGACGACAGCAGCCTGGCCCTGGATGACGCGGATGACTTCGGCGAAGACTCTGAGGAGGAGCTCGCTGAAGACGATGACAACGCCAGCGTTGAAACGTTCACGGAGCTTGTTCCCCTTCTGGGCGTGGGAGACCTCAATGATCGTCCGCTCAATCAAGCCCAACCGTTCAGTGTCGACCTGTTGCCCGACAGCGCTTATATGCTGGTTGACAAGGTGGTTGAGCTGGACGCGCGCCCTCTTAAGGAGTTTCCCGAGTTGGGCCTCCTTGACGATGCCGAGCAGGAACGCCAGGGGTTGTGCCTGTTTGCCAGCCCTCGCGCGGCCAAGCGCCAGTGCGGGCGGAGTCAGCGGGTGATCAAGGTTCCCGACACGGCTGTGTTTCAGCGCACCAGCAGCTACCTGCTGGCTCGAGGCATCACTCGCTTGGTGTTGGACGGAACCTTGATTGCGCTGGATACCTGA